One window from the genome of Verrucomicrobiia bacterium encodes:
- a CDS encoding C-type lectin domain-containing protein translates to MSPLILNTNNNHEYLLLKNAVWTDSEAEAALMGGNLATVRNQAEQDWILNTFGSYGGNQHLLWIGLNDTNVAFDFTWLSGEPFTYSNWAAGEPNNAGGVERYVAMYYPNFNQPGKWNDWTNRLHDPSGLPLNGVVEVIPAFPFVLTALMLNPGNNHYYLLLTNANWTESEALAESVGGHLATVRDQAEQDWIFNTFGSYGGQQRLLWVGLNDAAQAFDFTWVSGEPLTYTNRASGEPNNTGGIERYVVIYYPNFNQPGSWNDWSDRTADPIGLPFNGVVEIIPRLAVSRQNGAGLQFSWPIAMPNAVLEGTTNLSVPFSPVSYTLLTNAAAGTFSVATPASVPQMFFRLRP, encoded by the coding sequence TTGAGCCCGCTAATCCTTAACACGAATAACAACCATGAGTACCTGTTGTTGAAAAATGCCGTCTGGACCGACTCTGAGGCCGAAGCGGCCTTGATGGGCGGGAATCTTGCCACGGTCCGTAATCAAGCCGAACAGGATTGGATTCTCAATACTTTTGGGAGTTACGGCGGCAATCAGCACCTGCTATGGATTGGCCTCAACGACACCAACGTGGCCTTCGATTTTACGTGGCTGAGCGGCGAACCGTTTACCTACTCGAACTGGGCCGCAGGGGAGCCCAATAATGCCGGAGGGGTTGAAAGGTATGTGGCGATGTACTACCCAAACTTCAACCAGCCCGGAAAGTGGAATGATTGGACGAATCGGTTGCACGACCCTTCCGGCCTGCCATTAAATGGCGTCGTCGAGGTGATCCCGGCTTTCCCGTTTGTCCTAACGGCGTTGATGCTCAACCCGGGGAACAACCATTATTATTTGCTTCTCACCAACGCGAATTGGACAGAATCCGAGGCGCTGGCCGAATCAGTCGGCGGCCACTTGGCTACGGTCAGGGATCAAGCCGAGCAGGACTGGATTTTCAACACGTTTGGCAGCTATGGGGGACAGCAGCGGCTCTTGTGGGTCGGGCTTAACGACGCGGCGCAGGCATTCGATTTCACTTGGGTGAGCGGCGAACCGCTCACCTACACAAACCGGGCTTCGGGTGAACCGAACAACACTGGAGGAATCGAGCGTTACGTCGTAATATACTATCCGAATTTCAACCAGCCTGGCTCCTGGAACGATTGGAGCGACCGGACTGCCGACCCTATTGGCCTTCCGTTCAATGGCGTTGTCGAGATCATCCCTCGGCTCGCCGTCTCCCGGCAGAACGGCGCTGGTCTGCAGTTTTCATGGCCGATAGCGATGCCTAATGCAGTATTGGAAGGCACGACCAATTTGTCGGTCCCCTTTTCCCCAGTATCTTATACGCTCCTCACCAATGCGGCCGCCGGGACATTCAGTGTGGCAACTCCTGCATCGGTCCCCCAGATGTTCTTTCGTTTGCGACCCTGA
- a CDS encoding polymer-forming cytoskeletal protein has translation MSIPSNNNNGSKNVLNSDVEVKGTLKFSGDLTFDGKLDGDIASEGTLSLGDNAIIKGTIDVGSVIVRGKITGNVIAKDKIDIKAKTELFGDIRASKLVIEEGVTFVGKSEINPNKVSPAVPPTRGGDIPKVNSPVKAPGL, from the coding sequence ATGAGCATTCCATCCAATAACAACAATGGGTCCAAGAACGTTCTCAACTCCGATGTCGAGGTCAAAGGCACCCTGAAATTCTCCGGTGACCTGACCTTTGACGGGAAGCTGGACGGCGACATCGCTTCGGAAGGCACTCTGAGCCTGGGGGATAACGCTATCATCAAAGGAACAATCGACGTCGGCTCGGTCATCGTGCGCGGCAAAATAACCGGCAATGTTATTGCCAAGGATAAAATCGATATCAAGGCCAAGACCGAGCTGTTTGGCGACATTCGCGCCTCGAAGCTGGTCATCGAAGAAGGAGTCACCTTCGTCGGCAAGAGCGAAATCAATCCAAACAAGGTTTCTCCGGCTGTGCCCCCAACCCGCGGCGGAGATATCCCCAAGGTCAATTCACCGGTCAAAGCCCCGGGCCTCTAA
- a CDS encoding M20/M25/M40 family metallo-hydrolase: MQEPGAIQHYLESQMPAALQMLREMVAINSFTENRQGVNQLARLTATSFAPLGFRPQFVPATNPRYGDHLVLTRPGRSARNIAMVSHLDTVFPPEEEAANGFRWMHEGDRIYGPGTNDIKGGTVMMWLVLSALRNKAPQVFDELTWNLLWDAAEETFAPDFGGLCCRNLNDKTLAALVFEAEGRSAANRMLVAARKGRATWRITVRGRGAHAGGKHEHGANAITQLALTLQQLAALTNYARDLTFNAGTVLGGTVLNRVPHEAVAEGEFRAFSAETYEQAKTQVLALAGSGAIASPADGYPCAVSVEITSETRPWPRNAATDRLIDLWQRTGRQLKLPVGLEERGGLSDGNLLWDVVPTLDGLGPWGDNDHCSERTPDGSKLPEFVEVSSFVPKALLNTMAISALADLF; encoded by the coding sequence ATGCAAGAACCAGGCGCTATCCAGCATTATCTCGAAAGCCAGATGCCTGCCGCATTGCAAATGCTCCGCGAGATGGTCGCGATCAACAGCTTTACCGAAAACCGCCAAGGCGTGAACCAACTTGCCCGGTTAACAGCAACATCCTTCGCGCCACTCGGGTTCAGGCCGCAATTCGTCCCCGCAACAAACCCGCGCTATGGCGATCACCTGGTGCTCACCCGGCCTGGCCGCTCAGCCCGGAACATCGCGATGGTTTCGCATCTCGATACCGTCTTTCCTCCCGAAGAAGAAGCCGCCAACGGCTTTCGCTGGATGCACGAAGGCGACCGCATCTATGGTCCGGGAACCAATGACATCAAAGGCGGCACGGTGATGATGTGGCTGGTGCTCTCGGCCTTGCGCAACAAGGCGCCGCAGGTATTCGATGAACTCACCTGGAACCTCCTCTGGGACGCGGCTGAGGAAACCTTTGCGCCTGATTTTGGCGGCCTATGCTGCCGCAACCTCAACGACAAGACACTGGCGGCGCTGGTCTTCGAGGCCGAGGGTCGCTCCGCCGCCAACAGAATGCTCGTGGCCGCGCGCAAGGGCCGCGCTACATGGCGCATTACCGTCCGGGGCCGGGGCGCGCATGCTGGCGGAAAGCACGAGCATGGCGCCAACGCTATCACGCAATTGGCCCTCACGCTGCAGCAATTGGCTGCCCTGACAAACTACGCCCGCGATCTCACCTTCAACGCCGGCACAGTCTTAGGCGGGACCGTGCTCAACCGGGTCCCACACGAAGCGGTTGCCGAAGGAGAGTTTCGCGCGTTTTCAGCCGAAACCTATGAACAGGCCAAGACCCAGGTTTTAGCCCTCGCCGGCTCGGGCGCAATTGCCAGTCCTGCCGACGGCTATCCCTGCGCGGTCTCAGTGGAAATTACCAGCGAAACTCGCCCTTGGCCCCGCAATGCGGCTACGGACCGTTTGATAGACCTCTGGCAACGGACGGGGCGCCAACTCAAATTGCCGGTTGGCCTCGAGGAGCGCGGCGGCCTCAGTGATGGCAATCTGCTCTGGGATGTCGTTCCCACCCTCGACGGCCTCGGCCCGTGGGGCGACAACGACCATTGTTCGGAGCGTACGCCAGACGGTTCGAAGCTCCCCGAGTTTGTCGAGGTAAGTTCTTTCGTGCCCAAGGCGCTGCTGAACACGATGGCCATTTCGGCGTTAGCGGATTTATTTTGA
- a CDS encoding TonB-dependent receptor, protein MTNEHLDTSQKARQINLEAKRYGAFAEIGAGQEVARWFFRVGGAAKTVAKTISAYDMAVSDAIYGPTDRYVSRRRLKAMLDYEYDLLLERLGDKRGGASAFFAFADTVTTRREGGHGWLGIKFQAEPGAEPSEIYIHLRMLDKEHVRQQEALGVVGVNLAYGTFYSHPQPEALIRSLLDDLTWERVEVDMVRFAGPAFGGVDNRLMALQLVRGGLTEAAMFTAQGEAIQWAEALYDKPALVLRGSFRPVTKASIDVLERGLEKFVQEPALRGQAPVVLMEMTLRHLMSGDVVDTDDFLQRADTLRALGQTVLVSNFRRFHRLASYLSRYTKRPLGIALGASNLKEIFDESFYNESEGGLLGGLGQLFKNPARLYVYPHLDIPSGQLITADNYPVAPHLKHLYAHLLENGYIQQIRTSNPDLLRIRHREVLGRIQSGEPGWEELVPPAIVEAIKAHRLFGYRGEAHLAR, encoded by the coding sequence ATGACCAACGAACACCTGGATACCAGCCAAAAGGCGAGGCAGATCAACCTCGAAGCCAAGAGGTACGGGGCTTTCGCCGAGATTGGAGCGGGCCAGGAGGTCGCGCGTTGGTTCTTCCGGGTTGGCGGGGCTGCCAAGACCGTCGCCAAAACCATCTCAGCGTATGACATGGCGGTCAGCGACGCCATTTACGGGCCCACGGACCGGTATGTGAGCCGGCGCCGGCTCAAAGCGATGCTCGATTACGAGTACGATCTGCTCCTCGAGCGGCTTGGTGATAAACGCGGCGGCGCCAGTGCCTTTTTCGCATTCGCCGACACGGTGACGACACGCCGCGAGGGCGGCCACGGGTGGTTGGGCATTAAGTTCCAGGCGGAACCGGGGGCCGAGCCGTCCGAGATTTATATTCACCTGCGGATGCTGGATAAGGAGCATGTGCGGCAACAAGAGGCCCTGGGGGTCGTTGGAGTCAACCTGGCGTATGGGACTTTCTACTCGCACCCGCAGCCGGAGGCATTAATTCGCTCGCTATTGGATGACCTGACCTGGGAACGCGTTGAAGTGGATATGGTCCGCTTTGCCGGGCCAGCTTTTGGGGGTGTGGATAATCGGCTGATGGCGCTACAATTGGTCCGGGGAGGGCTCACGGAAGCTGCGATGTTCACCGCGCAGGGGGAAGCCATTCAATGGGCGGAAGCCCTTTACGACAAACCAGCGCTGGTCCTGCGCGGGAGCTTCCGGCCAGTGACCAAGGCCAGCATTGACGTGCTCGAACGCGGTCTCGAGAAGTTTGTTCAAGAGCCGGCACTCCGCGGCCAAGCACCGGTAGTCTTAATGGAGATGACCCTGCGCCACCTGATGTCCGGCGACGTGGTGGATACCGATGATTTTTTGCAACGCGCCGATACCCTGCGGGCATTGGGCCAAACGGTGCTGGTCTCGAATTTCCGCCGGTTTCATCGCCTGGCCTCCTACTTGTCCCGGTACACCAAGCGCCCCCTGGGCATTGCGCTGGGGGCCTCGAATCTCAAAGAAATTTTCGATGAGAGTTTTTACAACGAAAGCGAAGGGGGCCTGTTGGGCGGCCTGGGACAACTTTTCAAGAATCCAGCGCGCCTTTATGTCTATCCGCATTTGGACATTCCCTCGGGGCAGTTGATCACAGCGGATAATTATCCGGTGGCGCCCCATTTAAAACATTTGTATGCGCATCTGCTGGAAAACGGCTATATCCAGCAAATTCGCACATCGAACCCGGACTTGTTGCGCATCCGCCACCGCGAGGTGCTGGGGCGCATCCAGTCGGGCGAACCAGGTTGGGAGGAGTTGGTGCCGCCGGCAATTGTTGAGGCAATCAAGGCCCATCGGCTGTTCGGTTACCGGGGCGAAGCGCACTTAGCCCGGTAA
- a CDS encoding polymer-forming cytoskeletal protein: protein MPTMPVTKDTIAVSCPKCGHSQREPREAYSTLCKKCHEHFRVQETLRPASKPVQTVIRVRSVLCFQCGTELDVPLAAESTMCKRCSSHVDLRDYVVNKTVSKNFRTYGRLVIEDKGYVLNTDSRVGEAVVKGRLIGKLVAERTLEIHTNANIKGAFSTGRLIIPAGHHFRWPEPLRLGGADISGELAANLCASGTVLLRAACRLFGNIEAANLVVEAGAVFVGCAKIGRAYRAKCASPR, encoded by the coding sequence ATGCCAACGATGCCTGTAACCAAGGACACCATTGCGGTCTCATGCCCTAAATGCGGCCATAGCCAGCGTGAACCACGCGAGGCCTACTCGACCCTCTGCAAGAAATGCCACGAGCATTTCCGCGTCCAGGAGACGCTCCGCCCGGCATCCAAACCCGTTCAGACCGTAATCCGGGTTAGGAGCGTTCTTTGTTTTCAGTGCGGCACCGAACTCGATGTGCCTTTAGCGGCCGAATCCACAATGTGCAAACGTTGCAGCAGCCATGTGGACCTGCGCGATTACGTCGTCAACAAGACCGTCTCGAAGAATTTCCGGACTTACGGGCGGCTGGTAATTGAGGACAAAGGGTATGTCCTGAACACCGATTCGCGGGTCGGCGAGGCGGTGGTCAAAGGCCGCCTTATTGGCAAACTGGTTGCCGAACGCACTCTGGAAATTCACACCAACGCCAATATCAAAGGCGCCTTCAGCACAGGCCGTTTGATTATCCCTGCGGGCCACCATTTCCGGTGGCCCGAGCCACTCCGGCTGGGTGGCGCAGACATTTCAGGCGAATTAGCGGCCAACTTGTGCGCCTCCGGCACGGTGCTGCTCCGCGCCGCTTGCCGTTTGTTTGGAAACATTGAGGCCGCCAACCTCGTGGTCGAAGCCGGGGCCGTCTTCGTCGGCTGCGCCAAGATTGGAAGGGCTTACCGGGCTAAGTGCGCTTCGCCCCGGTAA